The Sus scrofa isolate TJ Tabasco breed Duroc chromosome X, Sscrofa11.1, whole genome shotgun sequence genome has a segment encoding these proteins:
- the TRO gene encoding trophinin isoform X3, which yields MDRRNDSDCKMPLFQVAAAVQALADDYLAQLSLEPTTRTQGKRKQKYKYLNGDERGGGIYRRIQWGRRPPLSRDVAILQERANKLVKYLLVKDQTKIPIKRSDMLKDVIQEYDEYFPEIIERASYALEKMFRVNLKEIDKQSSLYILISIQESSAGILGTTKDTPKLGLLMVILSVIFMNGNKANEAIIWEVLRKLGLHPGVRHSLFGEVRKLITDEFVKQKYLEYKRVPNSRPPEYEFFWGLRSYHETSKMKVLKFACKVQKKDPKDWAAQYREAVEMEVQAAAVAVAEAEARAEARAQMGIGEEAVAGPWNWDDMDIDCLTREELGDDAQAWSRFSFEIEARDQENANASTNIDFSRGASTRANFSDGASICFSGAPSPSDGFGGRDGISFGSTCSTSATFSSTASISFGGTHYTSGSFSSAANICFGGMPNTCSTFSGGASISFGGAASTSSSFSSEASISFGGTPCTSANFAGGVSPSFSGPLNTSTSFSGGASSGFGGTLSATAGFNDALITTTSFGSTLGTSAVFSGALSTSTAFGGTLSTSVYFGGSPSSSASFGGTLSTSICFSGSPSTSTGFDGVFSTSVSFGGSSSTSTDFSGTLSTSVCFGDSLSTSSSFGGALSTSVGFGGALSTSVGFGGALNTSAGFSSAVSINTGFNSVPSTNSGFSSVFSTSADFSGALNTTTDFGSASSTSIGFGGAPSTSFCFGSLSNTNLCFGGPPSTNTCFSGPTNASFGDGLSTGAGFSFGDGLNTSTGFSGGLSSSSSFGGGLSTSTGFGGGLISSDVFGGGLGTSAGFGSTLGTRANFCSSLSISDGFGSEPNTSFDGGLSTIIGFASSSNTSTGFTGEPSTSTSFIGGPSSIVGFGSGLSTDAGFNSGPSNAAGFGGGGTSLGACSFSYG from the exons ATGGATAGGAGAAATGACTCCGATTGTAAGATGCCCCTGTTCCAG gttgctgctgctgtCCAGGCCCTGGCAGATGACTACCTGGCTCAGTTGAGTCTGGAGCCCACAACCAGGACCCagggaaagaggaaacaaaag TACAAGTATCTGAATGGGGATGAGAGAGGTGGTGGTATTTATAGGCGGATCCAATGGGGCCGGAGGCCTCCGCTATCCCGAGATGTGGCCATTTTGCAAGAAAGg GCAAATAAGTTGGTGAAATACCTGTTGGTTAAAGACCAGACAAAGATCCCCATCAAGCGCTCAG ACATGCTGAAGGATGTCATCCAAGAATATGATGAATATTTCCCAGAGATCATTGAACGAGCAAGCTATGCTCTGGAGAAG ATGTTTCGAGTCAATCTGAAGGAAATTGATAAGCAAAGTAGCTTGTATATTCTCATCAGCATTCAGGAATCCTCTGCAGGCATACTAGGAAC GACCAAGGACACACCCAAACTAGGTCTTCTTATGGTGATTCTGAGTGTCATTTTTATGAATGGCAACAAGGCCAATGAGG CTATCATCTGGGAGGTGCTGCGCAAGTTGGGGCTGCACCCTGG GGTGAGGCACTCGCTCTTTGGGGAAGTGAGGAAGCTCATCACAGACGAGTTTGTGAAGCAGAA GTACTTGGAATACAAGAGGGTCCCCAACAGCAGACCACCTGAATATGAGTTCTTCTGGGGCTTGCGCTCCTACCATGAGACTAGCAAGATGAAAGTTCTCAAGTTTGCATGCAAG GTACAGAAGAAAGACCCCAAGGATTGGGCTGCTCAGTACCGGGAGGCAGTAGAGATGgaagtccaagctgcagctgtggctgtggctgaggctgaggcCAGGGCTGAGGCAAGAGCCCAAATGGGGATTGGAGAGGAAGCTGTGGCTGGGCCCTGGAATTGGGATGACATGGATATCGACTGCCTAACAAGGGAAGAGTTAGGCGATGATGCTCAGGCCTGGAGCagattttcatttgaaattgAGGCCAGAgaccaagaaaatgcaaatgccaGCACCAACATTGACTTCAGCAGAGGAGCTAGCACCAGAGCTAACTTTAGCGATGGTGCTAGTATTTGTTTCAGTGGTGCACCCAGCCCCAGTGATGGCTTTGGTGGCAGAGATGGCATTAGTTTTGGTAGCACATGCAGCACCAGTGCCACCTTCAGCAGTACAGCCAGCATTAGCTTTGGTGGCACACACTACACTAGCGGCAGCTTCAGCAGTGCAGCCAACATTTGCTTTGGTGGCATGCCCAACACTTGTTCTACTTTCAGTGGTGGAGCCAGCATTAGCTTTGGTGGTGCAGCCAGCACCAGTTCTAGTTTCAGCAGTGAAGCCAGCATTAGCTTTGGTGGCACACCTTGTACCAGTGCCAACTTCGCAGGTGGAGTTAGCCCTAGTTTCAGTGGTCCACTGAACACCAGTACCAGTTTCAGTGGTGGAGCCAGCTCTGGTTTTGGAGGGACACTCAGCGCCACTGCTGGCTTCAATGATGCACTCATTACAACCACCAGCTTTGGCAGTACACTCGGCACCAGTGCAGTCTTTAGTGGTGCACTTAGCACCAGCACTGCCTTTGGTGGCACACTCAGCACTAGTGTCTACTTTGGTGGTTCTCCTAGTTCCAGTGCCAGCTTTGGTGGCACACTCAGTACCAGTATATGCTTCAGTGGTTCTCCTAGCACCAGCACTGGTTTTGATGGTGTATTCAGTACCAGTGTCTCCTTTGGTGGCTCTTCCAGCACCAGCACTGACTTTAGTGGTACGCTAAGCACCAGCGTCTGCTTTGGTGATTCACTCAGCACTAGTTCCAGCTTTGGTGGTGCACTCAGCACCAGTGTTGGCTTTGGTGGTGCACTCAGTACCAGTGTTGGCTTTGGTGGTGCACTCAACACCAGTGCTGGTTTTAGCAGTGCTGTCAGCATTAACACTGGCTTCAACAGTGTACCCAGCACCAACTCTGGCTTTAGCAGTGTGTTCAGCACCAGTGCTGACTTCAGTGGGGCACTTAACACCACTACTGACTTTGGCAGTGCTTCTAGCACCAGCATTGGCTTTGGTGGAGCCCCCAGCACCAGCTTCTGCTTTGGCAGTTTGTCTAACACCAACCTATGCTTTGGCGGCCCTCCTAGCACCAACACCTGCTTTAGTGGTCCTACCAATGCCAGTTTTGGTGATGGACTCAGCACAGGTGCTGGTTTCAGCTTTGGCGATGGGTTAAACACCAGTACTGGATTTAGTGGTGGACTGAGCTCCAGCTCTAGCTTTGGTGGTGGACTGAGCACCAGCACTGGCTTTGGTGGTGGACTGATCTCTAGCGATGTCTTTGGTGGTGGACTGGGCACCAGTGCTGGTTTTGGCAGCACACTTGGCACAAGGGCTAACTTTTGTAGTAGCCTCAGCATCAGTGATGGCTTTGGCAGTGAGCCTAATACCAGCTTTGATGGAGGACTGAGCACCATCATTGGCTTTGCCAGTAGTTCCAACACCAGCACTGGCTTTACTGGTGAacccagcaccagcaccagctTTATTGGTGGACCCAGTTCTATTGTTGGCTTTGGCAGTGGACTGAGCACCGATGCTGGCTTCAACAGTGGACCAAGCAATGCTGCTGGCTTTGGTGGTGGAGGCACCAGCCTTGGTGCCTGTAGCTTCTCCTATGGCTAG
- the TRO gene encoding trophinin isoform X4 yields the protein MDRRNDSDCKMPLFQYKYLNGDERGGGIYRRIQWGRRPPLSRDVAILQERANKLVKYLLVKDQTKIPIKRSDMLKDVIQEYDEYFPEIIERASYALEKMFRVNLKEIDKQSSLYILISIQESSAGILGTTKDTPKLGLLMVILSVIFMNGNKANEAIIWEVLRKLGLHPGVRHSLFGEVRKLITDEFVKQKYLEYKRVPNSRPPEYEFFWGLRSYHETSKMKVLKFACKVQKKDPKDWAAQYREAVEMEVQAAAVAVAEAEARAEARAQMGIGEEAVAGPWNWDDMDIDCLTREELGDDAQAWSRFSFEIEARDQENANASTNIDFSRGASTRANFSDGASICFSGAPSPSDGFGGRDGISFGSTCSTSATFSSTASISFGGTHYTSGSFSSAANICFGGMPNTCSTFSGGASISFGGAASTSSSFSSEASISFGGTPCTSANFAGGVSPSFSGPLNTSTSFSGGASSGFGGTLSATAGFNDALITTTSFGSTLGTSAVFSGALSTSTAFGGTLSTSVYFGGSPSSSASFGGTLSTSICFSGSPSTSTGFDGVFSTSVSFGGSSSTSTDFSGTLSTSVCFGDSLSTSSSFGGALSTSVGFGGALSTSVGFGGALNTSAGFSSAVSINTGFNSVPSTNSGFSSVFSTSADFSGALNTTTDFGSASSTSIGFGGAPSTSFCFGSLSNTNLCFGGPPSTNTCFSGPTNASFGDGLSTGAGFSFGDGLNTSTGFSGGLSSSSSFGGGLSTSTGFGGGLISSDVFGGGLGTSAGFGSTLGTRANFCSSLSISDGFGSEPNTSFDGGLSTIIGFASSSNTSTGFTGEPSTSTSFIGGPSSIVGFGSGLSTDAGFNSGPSNAAGFGGGGTSLGACSFSYG from the exons ATGGATAGGAGAAATGACTCCGATTGTAAGATGCCCCTGTTCCAG TACAAGTATCTGAATGGGGATGAGAGAGGTGGTGGTATTTATAGGCGGATCCAATGGGGCCGGAGGCCTCCGCTATCCCGAGATGTGGCCATTTTGCAAGAAAGg GCAAATAAGTTGGTGAAATACCTGTTGGTTAAAGACCAGACAAAGATCCCCATCAAGCGCTCAG ACATGCTGAAGGATGTCATCCAAGAATATGATGAATATTTCCCAGAGATCATTGAACGAGCAAGCTATGCTCTGGAGAAG ATGTTTCGAGTCAATCTGAAGGAAATTGATAAGCAAAGTAGCTTGTATATTCTCATCAGCATTCAGGAATCCTCTGCAGGCATACTAGGAAC GACCAAGGACACACCCAAACTAGGTCTTCTTATGGTGATTCTGAGTGTCATTTTTATGAATGGCAACAAGGCCAATGAGG CTATCATCTGGGAGGTGCTGCGCAAGTTGGGGCTGCACCCTGG GGTGAGGCACTCGCTCTTTGGGGAAGTGAGGAAGCTCATCACAGACGAGTTTGTGAAGCAGAA GTACTTGGAATACAAGAGGGTCCCCAACAGCAGACCACCTGAATATGAGTTCTTCTGGGGCTTGCGCTCCTACCATGAGACTAGCAAGATGAAAGTTCTCAAGTTTGCATGCAAG GTACAGAAGAAAGACCCCAAGGATTGGGCTGCTCAGTACCGGGAGGCAGTAGAGATGgaagtccaagctgcagctgtggctgtggctgaggctgaggcCAGGGCTGAGGCAAGAGCCCAAATGGGGATTGGAGAGGAAGCTGTGGCTGGGCCCTGGAATTGGGATGACATGGATATCGACTGCCTAACAAGGGAAGAGTTAGGCGATGATGCTCAGGCCTGGAGCagattttcatttgaaattgAGGCCAGAgaccaagaaaatgcaaatgccaGCACCAACATTGACTTCAGCAGAGGAGCTAGCACCAGAGCTAACTTTAGCGATGGTGCTAGTATTTGTTTCAGTGGTGCACCCAGCCCCAGTGATGGCTTTGGTGGCAGAGATGGCATTAGTTTTGGTAGCACATGCAGCACCAGTGCCACCTTCAGCAGTACAGCCAGCATTAGCTTTGGTGGCACACACTACACTAGCGGCAGCTTCAGCAGTGCAGCCAACATTTGCTTTGGTGGCATGCCCAACACTTGTTCTACTTTCAGTGGTGGAGCCAGCATTAGCTTTGGTGGTGCAGCCAGCACCAGTTCTAGTTTCAGCAGTGAAGCCAGCATTAGCTTTGGTGGCACACCTTGTACCAGTGCCAACTTCGCAGGTGGAGTTAGCCCTAGTTTCAGTGGTCCACTGAACACCAGTACCAGTTTCAGTGGTGGAGCCAGCTCTGGTTTTGGAGGGACACTCAGCGCCACTGCTGGCTTCAATGATGCACTCATTACAACCACCAGCTTTGGCAGTACACTCGGCACCAGTGCAGTCTTTAGTGGTGCACTTAGCACCAGCACTGCCTTTGGTGGCACACTCAGCACTAGTGTCTACTTTGGTGGTTCTCCTAGTTCCAGTGCCAGCTTTGGTGGCACACTCAGTACCAGTATATGCTTCAGTGGTTCTCCTAGCACCAGCACTGGTTTTGATGGTGTATTCAGTACCAGTGTCTCCTTTGGTGGCTCTTCCAGCACCAGCACTGACTTTAGTGGTACGCTAAGCACCAGCGTCTGCTTTGGTGATTCACTCAGCACTAGTTCCAGCTTTGGTGGTGCACTCAGCACCAGTGTTGGCTTTGGTGGTGCACTCAGTACCAGTGTTGGCTTTGGTGGTGCACTCAACACCAGTGCTGGTTTTAGCAGTGCTGTCAGCATTAACACTGGCTTCAACAGTGTACCCAGCACCAACTCTGGCTTTAGCAGTGTGTTCAGCACCAGTGCTGACTTCAGTGGGGCACTTAACACCACTACTGACTTTGGCAGTGCTTCTAGCACCAGCATTGGCTTTGGTGGAGCCCCCAGCACCAGCTTCTGCTTTGGCAGTTTGTCTAACACCAACCTATGCTTTGGCGGCCCTCCTAGCACCAACACCTGCTTTAGTGGTCCTACCAATGCCAGTTTTGGTGATGGACTCAGCACAGGTGCTGGTTTCAGCTTTGGCGATGGGTTAAACACCAGTACTGGATTTAGTGGTGGACTGAGCTCCAGCTCTAGCTTTGGTGGTGGACTGAGCACCAGCACTGGCTTTGGTGGTGGACTGATCTCTAGCGATGTCTTTGGTGGTGGACTGGGCACCAGTGCTGGTTTTGGCAGCACACTTGGCACAAGGGCTAACTTTTGTAGTAGCCTCAGCATCAGTGATGGCTTTGGCAGTGAGCCTAATACCAGCTTTGATGGAGGACTGAGCACCATCATTGGCTTTGCCAGTAGTTCCAACACCAGCACTGGCTTTACTGGTGAacccagcaccagcaccagctTTATTGGTGGACCCAGTTCTATTGTTGGCTTTGGCAGTGGACTGAGCACCGATGCTGGCTTCAACAGTGGACCAAGCAATGCTGCTGGCTTTGGTGGTGGAGGCACCAGCCTTGGTGCCTGTAGCTTCTCCTATGGCTAG
- the TRO gene encoding trophinin isoform X1 has product MDRRNDSDCKMPLFQGPLPPPGSLGLHFPPDIQAETTEEDSVLLMHTLLAATKDPLAMDPPVANRPKKSKTKKAPIKAITKTIPAAPPVPSANVITTNKPKITFHALNLPVIPQINQASATIEASNTQASSSTTQPKKASKTKRITAKAVQGSQFPAGSESVTIQIKSSLQALNLPVIPQAIQAPVASESANSQALLASTRPKKAYKAKKADNKGVASAAEISLAPSTAYTATIQGQITSTQTKNASKAKKATIKGTNTDPELLESPDATETATRQIEASTAAIWPKKSKGKKAANKGPNSVCEISDAPPATQMVTNQALAATLRVKRGFRAQKVATKAWTTESQNQIEQGARAKMATSQTNVSALETQVAAAVQALADDYLAQLSLEPTTRTQGKRKQKYKYLNGDERGGGIYRRIQWGRRPPLSRDVAILQERANKLVKYLLVKDQTKIPIKRSDMLKDVIQEYDEYFPEIIERASYALEKMFRVNLKEIDKQSSLYILISIQESSAGILGTTKDTPKLGLLMVILSVIFMNGNKANEAIIWEVLRKLGLHPGVRHSLFGEVRKLITDEFVKQKYLEYKRVPNSRPPEYEFFWGLRSYHETSKMKVLKFACKVQKKDPKDWAAQYREAVEMEVQAAAVAVAEAEARAEARAQMGIGEEAVAGPWNWDDMDIDCLTREELGDDAQAWSRFSFEIEARDQENANASTNIDFSRGASTRANFSDGASICFSGAPSPSDGFGGRDGISFGSTCSTSATFSSTASISFGGTHYTSGSFSSAANICFGGMPNTCSTFSGGASISFGGAASTSSSFSSEASISFGGTPCTSANFAGGVSPSFSGPLNTSTSFSGGASSGFGGTLSATAGFNDALITTTSFGSTLGTSAVFSGALSTSTAFGGTLSTSVYFGGSPSSSASFGGTLSTSICFSGSPSTSTGFDGVFSTSVSFGGSSSTSTDFSGTLSTSVCFGDSLSTSSSFGGALSTSVGFGGALSTSVGFGGALNTSAGFSSAVSINTGFNSVPSTNSGFSSVFSTSADFSGALNTTTDFGSASSTSIGFGGAPSTSFCFGSLSNTNLCFGGPPSTNTCFSGPTNASFGDGLSTGAGFSFGDGLNTSTGFSGGLSSSSSFGGGLSTSTGFGGGLISSDVFGGGLGTSAGFGSTLGTRANFCSSLSISDGFGSEPNTSFDGGLSTIIGFASSSNTSTGFTGEPSTSTSFIGGPSSIVGFGSGLSTDAGFNSGPSNAAGFGGGGTSLGACSFSYG; this is encoded by the exons ATGGATAGGAGAAATGACTCCGATTGTAAGATGCCCCTGTTCCAG ggccctctgcctccccctgggagcctggggctTCACTTCCCTCCAGATATACAGGCTGAGACCACAGAAGAAGACAGTGTCTTGCTGATGCATACCCTCTTGGCTGCAACAAAGGACCCCCTGGCCATGGACCCACCAGTTGCCAACCGACCTAAGAAAAGCAAGACCAAGAAGGCCCCTATTAAGGCTATCACTAAGACCATCCCTGCTGCCCCTCCAGTTCCATCTGCCAATGTGATTACCACCAACAAGCCTAAAATAACTTTTCATGCTTTAAACCTACCAGTCATCCCCCAGATCAACCAGGCTTCAGCTACCATTGAGGCATCCAATACTCAGGCTTCTTCATCCACCACTCAGCCTAAGAAAGCCAGCAAGACAAAGAGAATTACTGCTAAGGCAGTTCAAGGTTCCCAGTTTCCAGCTGGCAGTGAGAGTGTCACTATACAGATCAAGTCATCCTTGCAGGCCCTAAACCTACCAGTCATCCCACAGGCTATCCAGGCTCCAGTTGCCAGTGAGTCAGCCAATTCACAGGCCTTGTTAGCCTCCACCAGGCCTAAGAAAGCTTACAAGGCAAAGAAGGCTGACAATAAGGGCGTAGCTAGTGCCGCTGAGATCTCACTGGCTCCATCCACCGCTTACACAGCTACCATCCAAGGCCAAATTACCTCCACCCAAACTAAAAATGCCTCCAAAGCTAAGAAGGCAACTATTAAGGGCACAAATACTGATCCTGAGCTCCTAGAGTCCCCAGATGCCACTGAGACAGCTACCAGGCAGATTGAGGCCTCAACAGCAGCTATTTGGCCAAAAAAATCCAAGGGCAAGAAGGCTGCCAATAAGGGCCCAAATTCTGTTTGTGAGATCTCTGATGCCCCACCTGCCACTCAAATGGTCACAAACCAAGCCCTAGCAGCAACCCTCAGGGTCAAGAGAGGGTTCAGGGCTCAGAAGGTTGCCACTAAGGCCTGGACAACTGAAAGCCAGAATCAAATTGAGCAAGGGGCCCGGGCCAAGATGGCTACCTCTCAGACCAACGTAAGTGCCCTTgagactcaggttgctgctgctgtCCAGGCCCTGGCAGATGACTACCTGGCTCAGTTGAGTCTGGAGCCCACAACCAGGACCCagggaaagaggaaacaaaag TACAAGTATCTGAATGGGGATGAGAGAGGTGGTGGTATTTATAGGCGGATCCAATGGGGCCGGAGGCCTCCGCTATCCCGAGATGTGGCCATTTTGCAAGAAAGg GCAAATAAGTTGGTGAAATACCTGTTGGTTAAAGACCAGACAAAGATCCCCATCAAGCGCTCAG ACATGCTGAAGGATGTCATCCAAGAATATGATGAATATTTCCCAGAGATCATTGAACGAGCAAGCTATGCTCTGGAGAAG ATGTTTCGAGTCAATCTGAAGGAAATTGATAAGCAAAGTAGCTTGTATATTCTCATCAGCATTCAGGAATCCTCTGCAGGCATACTAGGAAC GACCAAGGACACACCCAAACTAGGTCTTCTTATGGTGATTCTGAGTGTCATTTTTATGAATGGCAACAAGGCCAATGAGG CTATCATCTGGGAGGTGCTGCGCAAGTTGGGGCTGCACCCTGG GGTGAGGCACTCGCTCTTTGGGGAAGTGAGGAAGCTCATCACAGACGAGTTTGTGAAGCAGAA GTACTTGGAATACAAGAGGGTCCCCAACAGCAGACCACCTGAATATGAGTTCTTCTGGGGCTTGCGCTCCTACCATGAGACTAGCAAGATGAAAGTTCTCAAGTTTGCATGCAAG GTACAGAAGAAAGACCCCAAGGATTGGGCTGCTCAGTACCGGGAGGCAGTAGAGATGgaagtccaagctgcagctgtggctgtggctgaggctgaggcCAGGGCTGAGGCAAGAGCCCAAATGGGGATTGGAGAGGAAGCTGTGGCTGGGCCCTGGAATTGGGATGACATGGATATCGACTGCCTAACAAGGGAAGAGTTAGGCGATGATGCTCAGGCCTGGAGCagattttcatttgaaattgAGGCCAGAgaccaagaaaatgcaaatgccaGCACCAACATTGACTTCAGCAGAGGAGCTAGCACCAGAGCTAACTTTAGCGATGGTGCTAGTATTTGTTTCAGTGGTGCACCCAGCCCCAGTGATGGCTTTGGTGGCAGAGATGGCATTAGTTTTGGTAGCACATGCAGCACCAGTGCCACCTTCAGCAGTACAGCCAGCATTAGCTTTGGTGGCACACACTACACTAGCGGCAGCTTCAGCAGTGCAGCCAACATTTGCTTTGGTGGCATGCCCAACACTTGTTCTACTTTCAGTGGTGGAGCCAGCATTAGCTTTGGTGGTGCAGCCAGCACCAGTTCTAGTTTCAGCAGTGAAGCCAGCATTAGCTTTGGTGGCACACCTTGTACCAGTGCCAACTTCGCAGGTGGAGTTAGCCCTAGTTTCAGTGGTCCACTGAACACCAGTACCAGTTTCAGTGGTGGAGCCAGCTCTGGTTTTGGAGGGACACTCAGCGCCACTGCTGGCTTCAATGATGCACTCATTACAACCACCAGCTTTGGCAGTACACTCGGCACCAGTGCAGTCTTTAGTGGTGCACTTAGCACCAGCACTGCCTTTGGTGGCACACTCAGCACTAGTGTCTACTTTGGTGGTTCTCCTAGTTCCAGTGCCAGCTTTGGTGGCACACTCAGTACCAGTATATGCTTCAGTGGTTCTCCTAGCACCAGCACTGGTTTTGATGGTGTATTCAGTACCAGTGTCTCCTTTGGTGGCTCTTCCAGCACCAGCACTGACTTTAGTGGTACGCTAAGCACCAGCGTCTGCTTTGGTGATTCACTCAGCACTAGTTCCAGCTTTGGTGGTGCACTCAGCACCAGTGTTGGCTTTGGTGGTGCACTCAGTACCAGTGTTGGCTTTGGTGGTGCACTCAACACCAGTGCTGGTTTTAGCAGTGCTGTCAGCATTAACACTGGCTTCAACAGTGTACCCAGCACCAACTCTGGCTTTAGCAGTGTGTTCAGCACCAGTGCTGACTTCAGTGGGGCACTTAACACCACTACTGACTTTGGCAGTGCTTCTAGCACCAGCATTGGCTTTGGTGGAGCCCCCAGCACCAGCTTCTGCTTTGGCAGTTTGTCTAACACCAACCTATGCTTTGGCGGCCCTCCTAGCACCAACACCTGCTTTAGTGGTCCTACCAATGCCAGTTTTGGTGATGGACTCAGCACAGGTGCTGGTTTCAGCTTTGGCGATGGGTTAAACACCAGTACTGGATTTAGTGGTGGACTGAGCTCCAGCTCTAGCTTTGGTGGTGGACTGAGCACCAGCACTGGCTTTGGTGGTGGACTGATCTCTAGCGATGTCTTTGGTGGTGGACTGGGCACCAGTGCTGGTTTTGGCAGCACACTTGGCACAAGGGCTAACTTTTGTAGTAGCCTCAGCATCAGTGATGGCTTTGGCAGTGAGCCTAATACCAGCTTTGATGGAGGACTGAGCACCATCATTGGCTTTGCCAGTAGTTCCAACACCAGCACTGGCTTTACTGGTGAacccagcaccagcaccagctTTATTGGTGGACCCAGTTCTATTGTTGGCTTTGGCAGTGGACTGAGCACCGATGCTGGCTTCAACAGTGGACCAAGCAATGCTGCTGGCTTTGGTGGTGGAGGCACCAGCCTTGGTGCCTGTAGCTTCTCCTATGGCTAG